From the genome of Helicobacter pylori, one region includes:
- a CDS encoding cystathionine gamma-synthase: MRMQTKLIHGGISEDATTGAVSVPIYQTSTYRQDAIGRHKGYEYSRSGNPTRFALEELIADLEGGVKGFAFASGLAGIHAVFSLLQSGDHVLLGDDVYGGTFRLFNKVLVKNGLSYTIIDTSDISQIKKAIKPNTKALYLETPSNPLLKITDLVQCTSVAKDHGLLTIVDNTFATPYCQNPLLLGADIVAHSGTKYLGGHSDVVAGLVTTNNEALAQEIAFFQNAIGGVLSPQDSWLLQRGIKTLGLRMEAHQKNALCVAEFLEKHPKVERVYYPGLPTHPNHELAKAQMRGFSGMLSFTLKNDSEALTFVESLKLFILGESLGGVESLVGIPAFMTHACIPKTQREAAGIRDGLVRLSVGIEHEQDLLEDLEQAFTKIS; the protein is encoded by the coding sequence ATGCGCATGCAAACAAAACTAATCCATGGGGGCATTAGTGAGGATGCGACAACGGGGGCGGTGAGCGTGCCTATTTATCAAACTTCCACCTACCGCCAAGACGCCATAGGCCGCCATAAGGGCTATGAATACTCCCGCTCAGGCAACCCCACACGCTTTGCTTTAGAAGAACTCATCGCTGATTTAGAAGGGGGGGTTAAGGGGTTTGCTTTTGCTTCTGGTTTAGCTGGGATCCACGCCGTTTTTTCCCTCTTGCAATCAGGCGATCATGTGTTATTAGGCGATGATGTTTATGGGGGGACTTTTCGCTTGTTCAACAAAGTGCTTGTCAAAAACGGGCTTTCTTACACCATTATAGACACTAGCGATATATCCCAAATCAAAAAGGCTATCAAGCCCAACACCAAAGCCCTTTATTTAGAAACCCCTAGTAACCCCTTGCTTAAAATCACGGATTTAGTGCAATGCACTAGTGTTGCTAAAGATCATGGTTTGCTCACTATCGTGGATAACACCTTTGCCACCCCCTATTGCCAAAACCCGCTTCTTTTGGGAGCAGACATTGTAGCGCATAGCGGTACAAAATACTTAGGCGGTCATAGCGATGTAGTCGCCGGGCTTGTAACCACTAATAATGAAGCGCTAGCCCAAGAAATCGCTTTTTTCCAAAACGCTATCGGTGGGGTTTTAAGTCCCCAAGACAGTTGGCTGTTGCAAAGAGGGATTAAAACGCTAGGATTACGCATGGAAGCCCATCAAAAAAACGCCCTTTGCGTGGCTGAGTTTTTAGAAAAACACCCTAAAGTAGAAAGGGTTTATTACCCGGGCTTGCCCACTCACCCTAACCACGAGCTAGCCAAAGCCCAGATGCGTGGCTTTAGTGGGATGCTCTCTTTCACTCTCAAAAATGACAGCGAGGCGCTTACTTTTGTAGAAAGCCTTAAGCTATTCATTTTAGGTGAGAGTTTGGGCGGGGTGGAAAGTTTGGTGGGGATTCCAGCGTTTATGACCCATGCGTGTATCCCTAAAACACAACGAGAAGCTGCAGGGATTAGAGATGGCCTGGTGCGCTTGTCTGTAGGGATTGAGCATGAGCAGGATTTGTTAGAAGATTTAGAGCAAGCGTTCACTAAAATAAGCTAA
- a CDS encoding O-acetylserine-dependent cystathionine beta-synthase, protein MIITTMQDAIGRTPVFKFTSKDYPIPTKSAIYAKLEHLNPGGSVKDRLGQYLIEEGFRIGKITSKTTIIEPTAGNTGIALALVAIKHHLKTIFVVPEKFSTEKQQIMRALGALVINTPTSEGISGAIKKSKELAESIPDSYLPLQFENPDNPAAYYHTLAPEIVQELGTGLTSFVAGIGSGGTFAGTARYLKERIPTIRLIGVEPEGSILNGGEPGPHEIEGIGVEFIPPFFANLDIDGFETISDAEGFNYTRELAKKNGLLVGSSSGAAFVAALKEVQRLPEGSQVLTIFPDVADRYLSKGIYS, encoded by the coding sequence ATGATTATCACCACCATGCAAGACGCCATAGGCCGCACTCCCGTTTTTAAATTCACCAGCAAGGATTACCCCATTCCCACAAAGTCCGCCATTTACGCCAAACTAGAGCATTTAAACCCAGGAGGGAGCGTTAAAGATCGCTTAGGCCAATACCTTATAGAAGAAGGGTTTAGAATAGGTAAAATCACTTCTAAAACGACCATCATTGAGCCTACCGCAGGCAATACCGGCATCGCTCTAGCCTTAGTCGCAATCAAGCACCACCTTAAAACCATCTTTGTTGTCCCGGAAAAATTCAGCACAGAAAAACAACAAATCATGAGGGCTTTGGGGGCTTTGGTGATCAACACACCTACTAGTGAGGGGATTTCTGGCGCTATTAAAAAAAGTAAAGAGTTAGCCGAAAGTATCCCTGATAGCTATTTGCCCTTGCAATTTGAAAACCCTGATAATCCCGCCGCTTACTACCACACCCTAGCCCCTGAGATTGTCCAAGAATTAGGCACAGGGCTTACGAGCTTTGTAGCCGGGATAGGGAGTGGTGGCACTTTTGCGGGCACGGCTAGGTATTTGAAAGAACGCATCCCTACGATTCGCTTGATTGGGGTGGAGCCAGAGGGTTCTATTTTGAATGGGGGAGAGCCTGGGCCTCATGAGATTGAGGGCATTGGCGTGGAGTTTATCCCTCCTTTTTTTGCAAACCTGGATATTGATGGCTTTGAAACGATCTCAGATGCAGAGGGTTTTAACTACACTAGGGAGTTAGCCAAGAAAAACGGCTTATTGGTGGGGAGCTCTAGCGGGGCGGCTTTTGTAGCAGCATTGAAAGAAGTGCAACGCCTCCCAGAAGGCAGCCAGGTTTTAACCATTTTCCCGGATGTTGCCGATCGTTATCTTTCTAAAGGTATTTATTCATAA
- the dnaK gene encoding molecular chaperone DnaK: protein MGKVIGIDLGTTNSAMAVYEGNEAKIIANKEGKNTTPSIVAFTDKGEILVGESAKRQAVTNPEKTIYSIKRIMGLMFNEDKAKEAEKRLPYKIVDRNGACAIEISGKVYTPQEISAKILMKLKEDAESYLGESVTEAVITVPAYFNDSQRKATKEAGTIAGLNVLRIINEPTSAALAYGLDKKESEKIMVYDLGGGTFDVTVLETGDNVVEVLATGGDAFLGGDDFDNRVIDFLALEFKSETGIEIKNDVMALQRLKEAAENAKKELSSAMETEINLPFITADATGPKHLVKKLTRAKFESLTEDLVEETISKIESVIKDAGLTKNEISEVVMVGGSTRIPKVQERVKAFIHKDLNKSVNPDEVVAVGASIQGGVLKGDVKDVLLLDVTPLSLGIETLGGVMTKVIDRGTTIPAKKSQVFSTAEDNQPAVSIMVLQGERDLARDNKSLGKFDLQGIAPAPRGVPQIEVTFDIDANGILTVSAQDKNTGKSQEIKISGSSGLSDSEIEKMVKDAELHKEEDARKKEVIEARNHADSLAHQTQKSLDEHKTNLNENDANEIQNAINAIKDCVKNDNATKAELEDKTKSLVQAAQKLGEAMANKNNAEQPKKKDDDVIDAEVE, encoded by the coding sequence ATGGGAAAAGTTATTGGAATTGATTTAGGGACAACCAACTCCGCAATGGCGGTGTACGAAGGCAATGAGGCAAAAATTATTGCCAATAAAGAGGGTAAAAACACCACTCCTTCTATTGTAGCCTTTACGGATAAGGGCGAGATTTTAGTGGGCGAGAGCGCGAAAAGACAAGCGGTAACCAACCCAGAAAAAACCATTTATTCTATTAAAAGAATCATGGGTTTGATGTTTAATGAAGATAAGGCTAAAGAAGCTGAAAAACGCTTGCCTTATAAGATTGTGGATAGGAATGGGGCTTGCGCGATTGAGATTTCGGGTAAAGTTTATACCCCTCAAGAGATTTCAGCCAAAATTTTAATGAAGCTCAAAGAAGACGCTGAAAGTTATTTAGGCGAGAGCGTTACTGAAGCGGTTATCACGGTTCCGGCTTATTTTAACGACAGCCAAAGAAAAGCGACTAAAGAAGCCGGCACGATTGCAGGGCTTAATGTTTTAAGAATCATCAATGAGCCTACAAGCGCGGCGTTAGCTTATGGCTTGGATAAAAAAGAGAGCGAAAAAATCATGGTTTATGATTTGGGTGGGGGAACTTTTGATGTTACCGTTTTAGAAACAGGCGATAATGTCGTAGAAGTTTTAGCCACAGGGGGCGATGCGTTTTTAGGGGGTGATGATTTTGACAATCGTGTGATTGATTTCTTAGCGCTTGAGTTTAAAAGCGAAACGGGCATTGAAATTAAAAACGATGTGATGGCGTTGCAACGCTTGAAAGAAGCGGCTGAAAACGCTAAAAAAGAATTGAGCTCTGCAATGGAGACTGAAATCAATTTACCCTTTATCACAGCGGACGCTACTGGGCCTAAACACTTGGTTAAAAAACTCACTAGGGCTAAATTTGAAAGCTTGACAGAAGATCTAGTGGAAGAAACGATTTCTAAAATTGAAAGCGTGATCAAAGACGCAGGGCTAACCAAAAATGAGATTTCAGAAGTGGTGATGGTAGGCGGCTCCACTCGTATCCCTAAAGTCCAAGAAAGGGTGAAAGCGTTTATCCATAAAGATTTGAATAAAAGCGTCAATCCTGATGAAGTCGTAGCGGTGGGAGCGAGCATTCAAGGGGGCGTGTTGAAAGGCGATGTGAAAGATGTGCTTTTATTAGATGTTACGCCCTTAAGCCTTGGGATTGAAACTTTAGGGGGCGTGATGACTAAAGTGATTGATAGAGGCACGACTATTCCGGCGAAAAAATCTCAAGTGTTCTCAACCGCTGAAGACAACCAGCCTGCTGTGTCCATTATGGTTTTACAAGGCGAAAGGGATTTGGCAAGGGATAATAAATCTTTGGGTAAATTTGATTTGCAAGGCATCGCTCCAGCTCCAAGAGGCGTGCCGCAAATTGAAGTAACCTTTGATATTGACGCTAACGGGATTTTAACCGTGTCAGCTCAAGATAAAAATACCGGTAAAAGCCAAGAGATTAAAATTTCTGGCTCTAGCGGGTTGTCTGATAGCGAAATTGAAAAAATGGTTAAAGACGCTGAATTGCACAAAGAAGAAGATGCTAGGAAAAAAGAAGTGATTGAAGCGAGAAACCATGCCGATAGTTTGGCGCACCAAACCCAAAAAAGCCTTGATGAGCATAAGACCAATTTGAATGAAAACGACGCTAACGAGATCCAAAACGCCATTAACGCCATTAAAGATTGCGTCAAAAACGATAACGCTACTAAAGCTGAGCTTGAAGACAAAACGAAATCATTAGTGCAAGCGGCTCAAAAATTAGGCGAAGCTATGGCGAATAAAAACAACGCCGAGCAACCCAAGAAAAAAGACGATGATGTGATTGATGCGGAAGTGGAGTGA
- the grpE gene encoding nucleotide exchange factor GrpE, with protein MKDEHNQEHDHLSQKNLESCENPCACKEQQGGEKQEASEKECEIKEEFELKYKEMHEKYLRVHADFENVKKRLERDKSMALEYAYEKIALDLLPVIDALLGAHRSAIEVDKESALTKGLELTMEKLHEVLARHGIEGIECLEEFDPNFHNAIMQVKSEEKENGKIVQVLQQGYKYKGRVLRPAMVSIAKND; from the coding sequence ATGAAAGATGAACATAACCAAGAACACGATCATTTAAGCCAAAAAAATCTAGAGTCTTGTGAAAATCCTTGCGCTTGCAAAGAACAACAAGGTGGAGAAAAACAAGAAGCGAGCGAAAAAGAATGCGAGATCAAGGAAGAATTTGAGCTTAAATATAAAGAAATGCACGAAAAATACTTAAGAGTGCATGCGGATTTTGAAAATGTGAAAAAGCGCTTAGAAAGAGACAAGAGCATGGCGTTAGAGTATGCGTATGAAAAAATCGCATTGGATCTATTGCCAGTGATTGATGCGCTTCTTGGGGCTCATAGAAGCGCTATAGAAGTGGATAAAGAGAGTGCTTTAACCAAGGGCTTGGAGCTTACGATGGAAAAGTTGCATGAAGTTTTGGCAAGGCATGGCATTGAAGGGATTGAATGCTTAGAGGAATTTGATCCCAATTTCCACAATGCGATCATGCAAGTCAAAAGCGAAGAAAAAGAAAACGGGAAAATCGTGCAAGTTTTGCAACAGGGCTACAAGTATAAGGGTAGGGTTTTGAGACCGGCAATGGTGAGCATTGCTAAAAACGATTAA
- a CDS encoding HrcA family transcriptional regulator has translation MVIDEIFQIMMLRRIKVGSNLNKKESLLDAFVKTYLQILEPISSKRLKELANLKISCATIRNYFQILSKEGMLYQAHSSGARLPTFKAFENYWQKSLRFEALKVNEKRLKSASENFGLFTLLKKPSLERLERVIECEKRFLILDFLAFSCAVGYSVKMEKFLLELVGRSVGEVRSIAASVNALSLARQLERLEYSNTQITRFNLMGLKTLLNSPLFFDILGGKVLERLKKGLHFIEPDCMLIMRPIEFQNKRMQLLCVGKLECDYEGFFQMISKEE, from the coding sequence ATGGTGATTGACGAGATTTTTCAAATAATGATGTTAAGAAGAATTAAAGTAGGTTCTAATTTGAATAAAAAAGAGAGTTTGTTAGATGCGTTTGTTAAAACCTATCTGCAGATTTTAGAACCCATTAGTTCTAAACGCTTAAAAGAGTTGGCAAACTTGAAAATATCTTGCGCGACGATCAGGAATTATTTTCAAATCCTTTCTAAAGAGGGCATGCTTTATCAAGCCCATTCTAGCGGTGCTAGATTGCCTACTTTTAAGGCGTTTGAAAACTATTGGCAAAAATCGTTGCGCTTTGAAGCTTTAAAGGTGAATGAAAAACGCCTGAAAAGTGCGAGTGAAAATTTTGGGCTTTTTACGCTGTTGAAAAAACCCAGTTTGGAGCGTTTAGAAAGAGTCATTGAGTGCGAAAAACGCTTTTTAATTTTGGACTTTTTGGCGTTTTCTTGTGCGGTGGGTTACAGCGTTAAAATGGAGAAGTTTTTATTAGAGCTTGTGGGTAGAAGCGTTGGAGAAGTGCGCTCAATCGCTGCTTCTGTCAATGCGTTGAGTTTGGCCAGACAATTAGAGCGTTTGGAGTATTCCAACACGCAAATTACGCGCTTTAATCTAATGGGGTTAAAAACGCTTTTAAACAGCCCTTTATTTTTTGACATTTTAGGGGGTAAGGTTTTAGAGCGTTTGAAAAAGGGTTTGCATTTTATAGAGCCTGATTGCATGCTAATAATGCGCCCTATAGAATTTCAAAACAAGCGGATGCAGCTACTTTGCGTGGGGAAATTGGAATGCGATTATGAAGGGTTTTTTCAAATGATTTCTAAGGAGGAATAA
- a CDS encoding class II aldolase and adducin N-terminal domain-containing protein, with protein MNTHTRGIDSGLIHSLQSISLSMFRKGFFGLYQGSISARIGTNQFVINKRNAVFDQLNENTLLVLHDKIDYRWKEASLDSPIHASVYREFLDAKFIAYARPPYSLAYSLRHNRLLPRDYLGYRSLGEEIAIFNPKDYDSWQERADTEILRQLQESKKYFVFIKGCGIFAYHRELSKLMEVFDLIENSCKVLRLGDLMDCCYNDDPRLSV; from the coding sequence ATGAACACACACACAAGAGGCATTGACAGCGGGCTGATTCATTCGCTCCAAAGCATTTCATTATCCATGTTCAGAAAAGGTTTTTTTGGGCTTTATCAAGGCTCTATTTCAGCACGCATTGGCACCAATCAATTTGTGATCAATAAAAGAAACGCTGTTTTTGATCAATTGAATGAAAACACCTTACTGGTTTTGCATGACAAGATAGATTACCGCTGGAAAGAAGCAAGCTTGGATTCGCCCATTCATGCGAGCGTGTATAGGGAGTTTTTGGACGCTAAATTCATCGCTTACGCGCGCCCTCCTTATAGCTTGGCGTATTCCTTGCGCCACAACCGATTGCTCCCTAGAGATTATTTAGGGTATCGTTCTTTGGGCGAAGAAATCGCCATTTTTAACCCCAAAGACTATGACAGCTGGCAAGAAAGAGCGGATACAGAAATTTTACGCCAACTCCAAGAGAGCAAAAAATATTTTGTTTTCATTAAGGGGTGTGGGATTTTTGCCTACCACAGGGAGCTTTCTAAACTCATGGAAGTTTTTGATCTGATTGAAAACTCATGCAAGGTTTTACGACTAGGCGATTTAATGGATTGTTGCTATAATGATGATCCACGATTGAGCGTGTAA
- a CDS encoding motility associated factor glycosyltransferase family protein has product MDIYQKNLQALFKKDPLLFTRLKAVKENKKYEVFLGNDSANFNLLDKETNTPLFEKSPLDSSLELYQNSEIYMLYPYLYYFGLGNGVFYRLLLGNENLKRLVVIEPEIEIIFIVLNLLDFSTEILENRLILLHASFCNYNMIASLFDMDKKSRLYARMYDLKLFNAYYERYSSQMIEINQHFTRALEHGAISVGNDAKDALIGIKQHAANLPEVIKSPSLVDFVSTLKNRDTAIIVSTGPSLNKQLPLLKEIAPYATLFCIDASFPILARAGIKPDIVLSLERVDLTAKFYEETPLDFQEGVIFALTSIVHKRLIKAIKKGVKQFSFRPFGYTNLFDLHQYGYVGIGMSAANMAYELVVHSRFKRCVFIGQDLSFSQSGNSHASGAIYGDREIKPKKDKDKIFIEKYGGDGEVETTLVWKLFLEFFEKDIFNTPYKLEVINATEGGARIKGTKEMPFKEVCEKIDKSKPKPPINLIYPTQSEQAKNLKIAEQKCEEIIKYAHEKKTQVEEVFLKVARFLEEVEKLHEEKKLEELDFKKLENLSAEIDNIKELFDDKRFNSYFMDAIQSYIFHQELHIAEIVCKKTNNEDELRAKQLEYIYVHKYWLFSLAGGIDCVIEAIKMALKEW; this is encoded by the coding sequence ATGGATATTTATCAAAAAAACTTACAAGCTCTTTTCAAAAAAGACCCTCTTTTGTTCACACGACTCAAAGCCGTTAAAGAAAACAAAAAATACGAAGTGTTTTTAGGGAATGATAGCGCGAATTTCAACCTATTAGATAAAGAAACCAACACGCCCTTATTTGAAAAAAGCCCGCTAGATTCAAGCTTAGAGCTATACCAAAATAGTGAAATTTACATGCTCTATCCTTATTTGTATTATTTTGGCTTGGGTAATGGGGTGTTTTATCGCTTGCTTTTAGGCAATGAAAATTTAAAACGCTTGGTGGTCATTGAGCCTGAAATAGAGATTATTTTCATTGTGCTGAATCTTTTGGATTTTTCCACTGAGATTTTAGAAAATCGTTTGATTTTATTGCATGCTAGTTTTTGCAATTACAACATGATCGCTTCATTATTTGATATGGATAAAAAGTCTCGTTTATACGCAAGAATGTATGATTTAAAACTTTTTAACGCTTATTACGAACGATACTCCAGTCAAATGATAGAAATCAACCAGCATTTCACGCGCGCTTTAGAGCATGGTGCTATTAGCGTAGGCAATGACGCTAAAGACGCACTTATAGGCATCAAACAGCATGCCGCTAATTTGCCTGAAGTCATCAAAAGCCCTAGTTTAGTGGATTTTGTGAGCACTTTAAAAAACAGAGACACCGCTATTATTGTTTCAACCGGGCCCAGTTTGAACAAGCAGCTCCCCCTTTTAAAAGAAATCGCTCCTTACGCAACGCTTTTTTGTATAGACGCTTCTTTCCCTATTTTAGCCAGAGCCGGTATCAAGCCTGATATTGTGCTGTCTTTAGAAAGGGTGGATTTAACGGCGAAATTTTACGAAGAAACCCCCTTAGATTTTCAAGAAGGCGTTATTTTTGCTCTGACTTCCATTGTGCATAAACGATTGATTAAAGCGATTAAAAAAGGAGTTAAACAATTCAGTTTCCGCCCCTTTGGTTACACCAACCTTTTTGATTTGCACCAGTATGGCTATGTGGGCATAGGCATGAGCGCAGCGAACATGGCGTATGAATTAGTGGTGCATTCTCGTTTCAAAAGATGCGTGTTTATCGGGCAAGATTTGAGCTTTTCACAAAGCGGTAACAGCCACGCTAGTGGGGCGATTTATGGCGATAGAGAGATCAAGCCTAAAAAAGATAAAGACAAGATCTTTATAGAAAAATATGGGGGTGATGGGGAAGTAGAAACCACTTTAGTGTGGAAACTTTTCTTAGAATTTTTTGAAAAAGATATTTTTAACACGCCCTATAAACTAGAAGTCATTAATGCTACTGAAGGGGGGGCTAGGATTAAAGGGACTAAAGAAATGCCCTTTAAAGAAGTGTGCGAAAAAATAGATAAATCCAAGCCAAAGCCTCCTATCAATCTGATTTATCCCACTCAATCAGAACAGGCTAAAAATTTAAAGATTGCTGAGCAAAAATGCGAAGAAATCATCAAATACGCCCATGAGAAAAAAACCCAAGTTGAAGAAGTGTTTTTGAAAGTGGCGCGATTTTTAGAAGAAGTGGAAAAGCTTCATGAAGAAAAAAAATTAGAAGAGTTGGACTTTAAAAAATTAGAAAATTTGAGCGCTGAAATTGATAACATTAAAGAGCTTTTTGATGACAAGCGATTCAATTCGTATTTTATGGATGCGATACAATCTTACATCTTCCACCAGGAATTGCATATCGCTGAAATCGTGTGTAAAAAAACGAATAATGAAGACGAATTAAGGGCTAAGCAATTAGAATACATTTATGTGCACAAATACTGGCTTTTTAGTTTAGCGGGTGGGATTGATTGCGTGATAGAAGCGATCAAAATGGCTTTGAAAGAATGGTAA
- a CDS encoding flagellin B translates to MSFRINTNIAALTSHAVGVQNNRNLSSSLEKLSSGLRINKAADDSSGMAIADSLRSQSANLGQAIRNANDAIGMVQTADKAMDEQIKILDTIKTKAVQAAQDGQTLESRRALQSDIQRLLEELDNIANTTSFNGQQMLSGSFSNKEFQIGAYSNTTVKASIGSTSSDKIGHVRMETSSFSGEGMLASAAAQNLTEVGLNFKQVNGVNDYKIETVRISTSAGTGIGALSEIINRFSNTLGVRASYNVMATGGTPVQSGTVRDLTINGVEIGTVNDVHKNDADGRLINAINSVKDRTGVEASLDIQGRINLHSIDGRAISVHATSASGQVFGGGNFAGISGTQHAVIGRLTLTRTDARDIIVSGVNFSHVGLHSAQGVAEYTVNLRAVRGIFDANVASAAGANANGAQAETNSQGIGAGVTSLKGAMIVMDMADSARTQLDKIRSDMGSVQMELVTTINNISVTQVNVKAAESQIRDVDFAEESANFSKYNILAQSGSFAMAQANAVQQNVLRLLQ, encoded by the coding sequence ATGAGTTTTAGGATAAATACCAATATCGCCGCTTTAACTTCTCATGCGGTAGGGGTTCAAAACAACAGAAACCTTTCAAGCTCGCTTGAAAAGTTAAGCTCAGGGCTTAGGATCAATAAAGCCGCTGATGATTCTAGTGGGATGGCGATCGCTGATAGCTTAAGGAGTCAAAGCGCGAATTTGGGTCAAGCGATCCGCAACGCTAATGACGCTATTGGTATGGTTCAAACCGCTGATAAAGCGATGGATGAGCAAATCAAAATCTTAGACACCATTAAAACCAAAGCCGTTCAAGCCGCTCAAGACGGGCAAACTTTAGAAAGCCGAAGAGCACTCCAGAGCGATATTCAAAGGTTGTTAGAAGAACTAGACAATATCGCTAACACCACAAGCTTTAACGGTCAACAAATGCTTTCAGGAAGTTTTTCTAACAAAGAATTTCAAATTGGCGCGTATTCTAACACCACGGTTAAAGCGTCTATTGGCTCAACGAGTTCGGATAAGATTGGGCATGTGCGCATGGAAACCTCTTCTTTTAGTGGCGAAGGCATGCTCGCTAGTGCGGCAGCACAAAACTTGACTGAAGTGGGATTGAATTTCAAACAAGTCAATGGCGTGAATGATTACAAGATTGAAACCGTGCGCATTTCTACGAGTGCTGGCACTGGGATCGGAGCGTTAAGCGAAATCATCAATCGTTTTTCTAACACTTTAGGCGTTAGGGCTTCTTATAATGTCATGGCTACCGGTGGCACTCCCGTGCAATCAGGAACCGTGAGAGATCTTACCATTAATGGCGTAGAAATCGGGACCGTGAATGATGTGCATAAAAACGACGCTGACGGGAGATTGATTAATGCGATCAACTCCGTCAAAGACAGGACCGGCGTGGAAGCGAGCTTGGATATTCAAGGGCGCATTAATTTACACTCCATTGATGGGCGTGCGATTTCTGTGCATGCAACGAGCGCGAGCGGTCAGGTTTTTGGGGGAGGGAATTTTGCAGGGATTTCTGGGACACAGCATGCGGTTATTGGGCGCTTAACCTTGACCAGAACCGACGCTAGAGACATCATTGTGAGCGGTGTGAATTTTAGCCATGTGGGTTTGCATTCCGCTCAAGGGGTGGCAGAATACACCGTGAATTTGAGAGCGGTTAGAGGTATTTTTGATGCGAATGTGGCTTCAGCAGCTGGAGCGAACGCTAATGGCGCGCAAGCTGAAACCAATTCTCAAGGTATAGGGGCTGGGGTAACAAGCCTTAAAGGGGCGATGATTGTGATGGACATGGCGGATTCAGCGCGCACGCAATTAGACAAGATCCGCTCTGATATGGGTTCGGTGCAAATGGAATTGGTTACAACCATCAATAATATTTCTGTAACCCAAGTGAATGTTAAAGCGGCTGAATCTCAAATCAGGGATGTGGATTTTGCTGAAGAAAGCGCGAACTTTTCTAAATACAATATTTTGGCGCAAAGCGGGAGTTTTGCTATGGCGCAAGCGAATGCGGTGCAACAAAATGTCTTAAGGCTTTTACAATAA